DNA from Doryrhamphus excisus isolate RoL2022-K1 chromosome 19, RoL_Dexc_1.0, whole genome shotgun sequence:
GGACATCTGGGACATTGATTTAGTCAGCGGGGGGCCGGGGGGCACAGGTAGTGTacaaatgaccaaatcaaagaGCTCtataagcattttcaaatttTCTGGGAGCTTCCATAATAGTGTTGTCCAACACCTCGTCTTGGGGCTGGCAGTGGTACGCTTTAAAGGTGATTTTACTCATCACGTCACACATGTTTGTCCACCTCCTTTAGGCTCTAGGAACACACACAGTATTCCCActtccatcatccacaatccttaggTCAGACATTCACTTTTCTGcatgttctaaagatataaaaagtaggggtgtgtattggcaaaaATCTGGCTTTAAAGTTGCTGCTTTGaaaaaagcgtagcaactgtcccaacaactgtggtaatcacactctcgtccgccatcttcgatgaatcacgtgatttttttttactgcgcatgcaccattgactattccgtttgattatagcggtgcatgtagacaggagattggaatattcctttccatatatacactgttttctggtacgtcattcggaaagattccattcggaaagaggaaaattaTGTTACGCCCAATCATTACCTtcctggcgtagtgacacccgGCCACACTACAGCAGTTAGCAACTAGccggctagcaactagcttcaGCACACACTGGCTCCCAATGCCTCAGGCGGCTAGCCAAAGGaaacgctacatattggagctttttgttttggcctctctttctatgttgctatgtgacatGTGACAGGACGTGCATTCACCAACTGCGTcattttacctgtttttataactttagaacacacagaaaagagaaagaggtTAGCTCATgtatcacataaggattgtggctgATTTTAATAGCACAATCATCAATCATCTGCTgtatcatattcattcattcattcattcattttctaccactttttcctcacaagggtcgcgggggtgctggagcctatcccagctgtcctcgggcgagaggcggggtacaccctggactggtctccagccaatcacagggcacatatagacaaacaaccattcacactcacattcatacctatggacaatttggagttgccaattaacctagcatgtttttggaatgtgggaggaaaccggagtacccggagaaaacccatgcatgcatgcacggggagaacatgcaaactccacacagagatggcagagggtggaattgaaccctggtctcctagctgtgaggtctgcgcgctaaccattagaccgccgtgccgcccctgctGTATCATATTGCTATCATTATCTCCAATCAAGGCCCCATGTACAGTAAGACCATGACGGCCACCTACGACCCTGAGAACGGCATGCCGGTATCGGCCACCAGCCTCTGGTTCGGAGAGAACCCTCTCGCCGACTCCCAGCCCAACCTGCCTCCCGCCGAGCTGGCCAAGCTCTACCAGCCTGTGTCCCTGGTGGACAAAGCTATCAGCAACGCCGGGTAGAGAACCCTCATGTTCTTTTTCTCTGGCGCTGTGGAGTTGTACTTGAAGTCTCgccgtgtgtttgtgtttgacagCTGGCTGGACTCCTCTCGTTCCCTCATGGAGCAAGACGTTCAAGACAACGATAAACTGCTGCTGCGCTTTAAGTACAACATCTTCTTTGACCTCAATCCTAAAGTAAGACAGCCCTCAAATGGCATGAATACACCTTCCGTCTTGTCCTATTTGGCCTATTTGTGATGCCTTCCAGTACGACGCGGTCAGGATAACCCAGCTGTACGAGCAGGCTCGCTGGTCCATCCTGCTGGAGGAGATTGACTGCACCGAGGAGGAGATGCTGATGTTTGCTTCCCTGCAGGTGACTATGGCGCCATCACTCATCAGTCACGCTACTTAGTCTGTTTTGGGATGAGTACAGGTAGTACAGTCCTTGCATATCCCGGCATTGGACTGAAGTGCATAAGAGACAAAAGTCTTGGGACACAGCTAATTCATTTATCAGAGGTCAGACTTGAGACCTTAGCTGGCTCTCAATCTTATTTTTCCGTATTagcaagacattttggacaattgtaTGTCCCAACTTGGGGACCTCAGGGAGGCCATTTTCTGGTCCAACATCCATGGCGTCTGCAAGTCATCCTAGAAGAGTGCAATGGTGGCTCTTCTGGCCTGTGGTTTACTGTAAAAACCAAAagaacgtacacacacacaacaaacaagaaaacgaaatattgaaatattgaatgttggaaccctgtgattggctggcgaccagtccagggtgtaccgcggctctcaaccgaagacagctgggataggctccagcaccccccgcgaccctcgtgaggaaaagcggtagaaaatgaatgaatgaatgttggaagTCACACTGATACAAACACTATTCGCTTAGCGTTTTCTTTCGATAcattgaactcattcattcattcattttctaccgctgggtatgctggagcctatcccagctgtcttcggttgaGAGTCAGGgtaccctgtactggtggccagccaatcacaggggcacatatagacaaacaaccattcacactcacattcatacccacgggagggggggtatgcaaactccacacagagtggaattgaactcgggtctcctagctgtaatgGCTAGGTGTCTTAACACTTTTAGAAGGAATAAATGTGCCAATAACACAGCAGCAATTTACTGTAGAGCATAATGAGGAGGCATATGTATCCAGCAGAGGCACATATGGCAACAACATGGTGGCAACTGTAAAGCTGTCTCATGTGTCAATAAGGTATATCGTaggtatataataatactatactatatgtaAGTTCTATTGAATGTATCAGCAAGACAAGTGATATTAAAAAGACGAATGAATCGTCGGGTTGTTTGTGGCGGAGGCCAGCAGTCCGTGCCAACCTTCCATAAAACCTAGCGTCCCGCTGTAACAGCAGCAGGGGTGGGTTGCTCATAAAAGCGCTCACCTGCAGAGCATCCTGCATCCTCAGCACTGTGAAACTGATGACACGTATAAGAATGCGACTATAAGTTACTACTACAAGTTGTGGAAGTATGGGTCGTTTAGAAAGATGCTGAATGTTGATGATACCATGCACGCTGGCATGCAGGATATCCATGTAAGGACATGTTAGGGCTTGAGGAAGATCCCTGGGAATAATCAAAGGAGGTGCAACCTCCAAGAATGAATGCATAGAACGCCATTTTTACCATAGGAAGGAAAAGGAACCTACGTCATGGTGACACCTTTATGAACTGTCATCTTTCCAGTATCACATCTGTAAACTGACCATGTCCAGTGAACCGCTGGACCACTCGGACGAGCCGGAAATCGATGAAGTAGAAGCCGCCCTCTCCAACCTGGAGGTGACACTGGAAGGCGGACACACAGACAGAGTTCTGGTAAACCACATTTCACCACCCTGCTGTTTGATTTTCTTCATCGCGGTTTACTCTTACAGTAAACAAGACAGCTGCGCAAGACGCGTTTGCTGCACCTCCACTGATTGCATGTCTCAACGTGGCCGTGTCTGAAGAGGATATAAGATAATTGACCGTTGTTTGTTCCACCCCCAGGAAGACATTACGGACGTTCCAGAACTGGCAGATTCCTTGCGGCTTTTTAGGTAAACCCACCTGGATGAAATATGCTGTGTTTGTGGTTGTTAGCCCCCCCACCACTCATAGAAATCctatgaaaacacattttgattGCTTATGCCTGAAGGTAATATTTGGTGCATTACGTAGGCACTGCGAGTCATTCCGTGTTGCTGTCTCTTACCTCAGACCAAAAAGACTCACGCTGCGGCCTTATAAAGAGTACTGGTTCGTATTCAAGGACACCACCATCTCGTACTACAAGAACAAGGAGTTGGCTAGCGGAGAACCCATAGAACAGTTTCATCTACGAGGTGAGATAACACATGACACGGCATGACAAGTTAGCAGTGGAGGACTGCAATGTATCTGTGGCCATGGGTGTCATGAGACGAGATCTTAACttcacttttaagaaaagtgtttttatggggggggggggggggggccgctGCTCATTGAGAAGAGCGATACATTCTTTCATGTTGGTCTCCAAAGGTGTCCAATAAGACCAGATAAAGTCGCTAGATGAGTTACTCAAAAACAATCAAATCCAGAGGGGTCTGAATACTCGCTACATATAGAAAGAAAACTGCCAAGTTGGTAACgccgatccctcctgctacgtcttcttattcttttttttttttttttttttaacgtcttCTTATTCTATTAAGaagctaaaccaggggtgggcaaactacggcccgggggccacatccggcccgccaagtgtttgaatacggcccgtccaatctttcaaaagtatttaatttaaactcaacatacaacctggcatcatggcctgagccaaccttttgatggttgtatcaatttcgttgtttgacatggtctgttgtttacaaagtgctcctgaaaaaagagacacaagcacataatataataaaaattaaaataaaaattattatattattatcataactattatgattattatatttattatattaatgctaattattatattaattatatataataatattgttatatttgcatattttacataataataatataataataattattttaattttattttaattattataatattttattatttttaaaatatttaaatataaatataaaataataaataataatagcagattgcatgacaattttacagatacaataataccaggtggactgttacgtgtaaaatatatagtctgccccccccccccccgggaaattttgttatatcaatgcggcccgcgagtcaaaaagtttgcccacccctgagctaaacCATGTATTGTAGTCATTTTTGTATTGATGTCtttatgatgtgtttttgtggcggtccaaatgtatctgtgTCGATGTGTGCATCAAACTCATCAAACTGCTGAGTCGCTGTGCTACCCTGGTGTGCGTCTGCAGGCTGCGAGATCGTCCCAGACGTCAACGTCACCGACAAGAAGTTTGGCATCAAGCTGCTCCTCCCGGTGGCCGACGGCATGAACGAGGTGTACATCCGATGCGACAACGTAAGGCTAACTCCATGAGCCATGAGGTCATACATCAGAAGCGCATACTGTATTGCCTCCGTTCCCTTAGACGCACGCCATGACTCCAATAATCTCCAGCTGTGTTGTCCACTTGAATGCACCAACACCTCACCTTAAATCGACAGCTGcttcttttttctctccttACTATGACTGTGTTGTGTCTTACAGTACACGATAAGTGATTTGAAGAAGAATTGTAGCTTGTTTCTTCATGACTTGGTGGCAGGAGACGCAGTACGCCAAGTGGAAAGCGGCGTGCATCCTGGCCTCAAAGGGTAAGACCATGGCCTACAGCTCATACAAGTCGGAGGTGAGGAACATCCAGTCCTTCTTGCAAATGAAGAGCCTGGCGCCCCCACCTGGCCAGGCGGCGCCCGACCTGGACGCCATGGAGATGAACGCCGAATGCTTTGTCTCGCCGCGCTACGCCAAGAAGCACAAAACCAAGCAGGTCGGTGAAAATAAGCTTCTTTtgctgttgtcatggttacaatTGTGTAACTTGTTGTTGTGTCAAGCTGACAGCACGTATCCTGGAGGCCCATCAGAACATAGCGCGTCTCTCCCTCATGGAGGCCAAGATGCGCTTCATCCAGGCGTGGCAGTCGCTGCCAGAGTTTGGCATCAACTACTACATTGTCAGGTTGGTGGCGACACAAGCAGCCGAGCTTAACGTGACTTCCTGTACGTCACTTTAGCGTGTTCTCTTTTGTGTGCCAGGTTCAGAGGGAGCAAGAAGGATGAGATCCTCGGCATCTCGTACAACCGCCTGATCCGTCTCGACATGTCCACCGGCCTGCCCGTCACCACGTGGAGGTTCGCCAACATGAAGCAGTGGAACGTCAACTGGGAGATAAGACAAGTGAGTGATGATCCTTTTAGATATTCAACTAATTTGTTAAaactaaaatgtttttgatCTACGgtctactgtgtgtgattgcagGTGACCATAGAGTTTGACCAGAACGTTACCATAGCGTTCTGCTGTCTGAGCTGCGACTGCAAGGTGGTGCACGAGTTCATCGGCGGCTACATCTTCCTCTCAACGCGATCTAAAGACCAGAACGAGACACTAGACGAAGAACTCTTCCACAAGCTAACAGGAGGCCAAGAATAAGAAAGACAAGGCCAGATTCTATGAGCTGTGGTGGTCATGGAGAACCATGATGTATAAGATACTATTTCTCTATGAAACTCGGTCAATTACTGTCCAAATGTTTTACAGTCTCAGCAGAACAGCCGTGTCTTGAATTGTTTTGTCATTATTAATcttattgtcaacatttccaAGCATTTTAATCTGCACTCAATGCCTCAACCTTACCACATCCTAATGGtacccaaagtgcttcacaagAGTCAAAACAAGTTACAAAAAAATAGGAACAAGATAAGCTCAAATATGATAAAAAcactcaaataaaatacaaataaaaacacaagcagaGAATCccatctaaaaaataataatcaataatcgtCATGTGTTCAAAGCCAGCCTAAATAAATGAGTTTCCGACATTTAAAACATCTCTGTGATAGACCTTAAAGAGGGGTGGGCGGGAGTTCCAATGCTTGGGGACATCTTTTGTATTTCGCCCTTAGGACCTCCAGTGTGTTGAGAGGAGGTGGTGACTGACAGTTAAAAGCTCGGCCAGGTAAGCTGGAGCCAGGTCATTGATggcctaaaacacaaataaaaggaCTTGAAATGGTTTCTATGTCAGACTGGGAGCCAATGAAGAGAACAGAGGATTGGAGTCATATATAAGGAGGCCCACGGCCTCATTTTGAACCAACTGGAGCCGATGGAGGAGGGACTGATTGACACCAATGTAAAGGGAATTgcaatggatggatagaactTTATGAATCCCTAGGGAAATTCTTGTGCCAGAGTACGCTATCAattacagcagcaaaaatacaaaatacctTACAAAAAACTTACACAGATTCCACCTGATACTCAGTAGAGTATTGCACATGATAATTATAATGAGTATTATAGCATTGCACCTTAAATAACAACAGACTATAATATGGTAGTAGAATTTGACATCCTAAAAATAGGTTACTTGCAGATGTGAATGAAAATACTAAAGCTATACTGCACATGGACATGCACATAGTACATGGGGTGTAATATAAGAAGTAATATACTTCAGCTCATGAAGACATGAACTGCTTTTCAATGTCTGCTTTGGTTAAAAAGGGTGGAATAGACTGCCTCTGACCACTAACCTGCTTATGAAAATTAAGACTGCTGTCAAATAACACACCAAGAGGAGCAAATGGAGGGGAAGGAGGTGCTAAAATTGGATTGGGGTACAAACAATGTATTTAGTTTTTCCTTCATTTAAGTGAAGGATGTTCTGACACAACCATTGTTTGATGTCATGGAGGCAGCTATGGAGGGATTTATGCCTTGTCACTGAGCATTACTGGTAAGTAGAGCTgtacataaatttaaaaaaaaatgtcttcgtTAACACTCTGTGACTTCCTTGTTGTCTTCAATTACAATCACAAGATTTTACATAcatgaaaatatgcatttttgggttgttttgtgtacattttctgtttaatttacactttttttcattgtatgTATCgcaaaaatttaataaaaatgttttaaaactgTTAAATTGACCAGTTGCTTTGTTTCAGCTCTTTTTCTTTCCTTGAAACGACGTCCAAGTGCAACGATTATTCTGAAATCGACATTTTTCAACCTAAGCCGTCGCATTCGactgtcattggctggcaagCCTCCATGTTTATCACATTGAACCAATCACAGCCGGCAATACTGAAACGCGGAAGTAGCTCCAGTCTGCTTTCGACCGGTCGCCCTGAAAAAGCAGTGAAGAAGGAAGTGAAAGTTAAACCCACGTGTGGACCTTAGTTTACCTACCTGTGCTCTTCTGTGAGACAAACTGCTACGTTTATAAACTACAGAAACTGCGTTTATTTGCCAGTTTTCAACATTGACCTCGCAGCCGTCCATTTGGTCGTTTAGTTTGCCTCATTATGGCGGACAAGCAGGACGACGATGCTATGTATACGATTAACGAAGGAGACTACGTTGTGCTGAAGCGGGGAGATATCTTCAAAGCTGTGCAAATACAGTCCAGGAAGTAAGTCCAAAGTTGTGCACGGTATGCTCTTTTTGGCAGGtggaaaagaccaaaaaaaccaATTGAGCACATTAGGGTGATTATGATTGGTTCTATGAGTGTTATGAAAGAGAACGTTATCCGCAGTGGGGGCACTGAGACACAGAATTGAGAAGCGCTGCCCTACAGGAAGTCATAAAAAGACTACATGATTGATCTTGTCAATACAGGAAGATGGCGTTTGAGAGGCAGTGGTTTTTCCTGGACAACGCCGTGGGACATCTGTACGGCACCACGTTTGAAATCTTACCCGGAGGAAGCCTTCAGCCTCAAAAACAAAAGGACGCTCTAAGTTCTACTGGTGTGTTTCCTGCACATTTAATCTGACTGGAAAACTTGAGAAACCAGCACTTTTCTTCATTCTTTCACTTTCAGATGCAATGGAGGCGGGCACAGACAACAGGAACATCGTAGATGATGGCAAGTCCCAAAAGCTGACCAGGGATGACATCGAGACCCTCAAGGAGCAAGGTCTGAAGGGTCAGGTACAGATGCAACTGTTGACATTTCACTACAACctatttagatcaggggtctcaaactcaatttacctgggggcctctggagctagggtctgggtgagactgggccgcatcagatttcccccccccaaaaaaacacatttattaaaaacagaaaaatatcaaaactttttcagtgctttggttccgattttctacaataaaagctctgataaaacattccactgttctcaaatatcttaatttttatttttctacacacaataagatgaaaaataaataaacaaatcaagaataaaaaaatcaatcagtaataaataaatataataataataataataataataaaacgacaaataataaaaacttatagttggtgggtagacaaatgatttttttcagattaaaatgaacaaagcattattagagccctgtagacatgacaaaacacgactatagtcacatttatactttttttttttttatttacaacatattgtgcaactacagggtcttgagacacatgctaactcgcaaactagagagctagcgacctaaacggtagccttcaagttattttctttaaacttaaatatccaaaaacttaccacttccacatggatagggaggataactattaacagttatttaacctttaacatgaacatgaatcaaacgtaataattttttctgggtacatgataccatacagcatccatatcaaacttgcgcgggccgcactaacattaaactttcatatcaaggcagggggcctcaaactagtgtcctgtgggccacatttggcccgcgggccgcatgtttgagacccctgatttagctgCACCGCCGTGAGAAGCCCTCCTTACCAGTAGTGGGTAGTAGCCCGGATTTCACATCGATGGTGGACTATGATACAGTATGGTGATGGGTGGCATTCATCAAACAAGGTCATGTTTTCTTGAAGCATGATAGCTGAATGGATGAGGCTGCTTGGCTGCCACCAGCAGGGGGAGCCATTACTTCACACCCAGACTGCAAAAGGTGACATAAGGAAGGCAAACTTCATGTTATCCTCAAGCAGAAATGTGGTCTG
Protein-coding regions in this window:
- the fermt1 gene encoding fermitin family homolog 1 isoform X1 — its product is MITSACVRARACVSHLPSRRGVASLGTRSPLLTRPPPLARRSAQPRRAMITAAEYGETSWELSVHVDQKEGDESMRFKLRVKGDLHIGGLMLKLVEKIKAPQDWSDHALWWEQRKCWLLRTHWTLDKYGIQADADLRYTPQHKSMLLQLPNMKTIKMTVSFSCVVFKAVAEICQILNIRRSEELSLLKPPDDPSKKKKKKDKNSSLEDIWDIDLVSGGPGGTGPMYSKTMTATYDPENGMPVSATSLWFGENPLADSQPNLPPAELAKLYQPVSLVDKAISNAGWLDSSRSLMEQDVQDNDKLLLRFKYNIFFDLNPKYDAVRITQLYEQARWSILLEEIDCTEEEMLMFASLQYHICKLTMSSEPLDHSDEPEIDEVEAALSNLEVTLEGGHTDRVLEDITDVPELADSLRLFRPKRLTLRPYKEYWFVFKDTTISYYKNKELASGEPIEQFHLRGCEIVPDVNVTDKKFGIKLLLPVADGMNEVYIRCDNETQYAKWKAACILASKGKTMAYSSYKSEVRNIQSFLQMKSLAPPPGQAAPDLDAMEMNAECFVSPRYAKKHKTKQLTARILEAHQNIARLSLMEAKMRFIQAWQSLPEFGINYYIVRFRGSKKDEILGISYNRLIRLDMSTGLPVTTWRFANMKQWNVNWEIRQVTIEFDQNVTIAFCCLSCDCKVVHEFIGGYIFLSTRSKDQNETLDEELFHKLTGGQE
- the fermt1 gene encoding fermitin family homolog 1 isoform X2; this translates as MSAALNHLPSRRGVASLGTRSPLLTRPPPLARRSAQPRRAMITAAEYGETSWELSVHVDQKEGDESMRFKLRVKGDLHIGGLMLKLVEKIKAPQDWSDHALWWEQRKCWLLRTHWTLDKYGIQADADLRYTPQHKSMLLQLPNMKTIKMTVSFSCVVFKAVAEICQILNIRRSEELSLLKPPDDPSKKKKKKDKNSSLEDIWDIDLVSGGPGGTGPMYSKTMTATYDPENGMPVSATSLWFGENPLADSQPNLPPAELAKLYQPVSLVDKAISNAGWLDSSRSLMEQDVQDNDKLLLRFKYNIFFDLNPKYDAVRITQLYEQARWSILLEEIDCTEEEMLMFASLQYHICKLTMSSEPLDHSDEPEIDEVEAALSNLEVTLEGGHTDRVLEDITDVPELADSLRLFRPKRLTLRPYKEYWFVFKDTTISYYKNKELASGEPIEQFHLRGCEIVPDVNVTDKKFGIKLLLPVADGMNEVYIRCDNETQYAKWKAACILASKGKTMAYSSYKSEVRNIQSFLQMKSLAPPPGQAAPDLDAMEMNAECFVSPRYAKKHKTKQLTARILEAHQNIARLSLMEAKMRFIQAWQSLPEFGINYYIVRFRGSKKDEILGISYNRLIRLDMSTGLPVTTWRFANMKQWNVNWEIRQVTIEFDQNVTIAFCCLSCDCKVVHEFIGGYIFLSTRSKDQNETLDEELFHKLTGGQE